A single genomic interval of Bradyrhizobium japonicum USDA 6 harbors:
- a CDS encoding mucoidy inhibitor MuiA family protein yields the protein MRITARCLATTSLVLVTMAATSPSWAADVDATSAIDTVTVYPDGATVTRVIALDLASGDSTLVAKDFPLSLDPSSLRVEGEAGAKLAIGTIDARPPRAAQPANLPELDKRIEALKDQRADLQGDIDAANARRKFAQHFAEASPAGLGEKGEARPITEWRAAFTAVAEEIATADTAIRDATRKQREIDRQLAQLEAERSAKPPSKLEVRIDVAAAAATKATLRVTYAVRNARWLPVYDARLDTGAKDRKPQLELVRRAEVTQSTGEDWSNVSLGVSTVRVSRGGSAPELNSLVVRYPQLPKPLALGTASDMAMPAQPMTRQAQSPAMAKAAEPELRERADEQQANAEIGDFQAVYQISGRVSLGANEGAKSLLISSMTVTPDLAIRAAPVADPTAYLEASFKLAEDTNLLPGKVAIFRDGTFVGRSKFSTAARNDAIRLGFGADDKIKIERTVIRQNEGTAGVIASSKTDTRSFRTVVRNGHDFPIRIAIEDQLPVSENEDIGVEMLSSTTPPTTTNLRDKRGVLEWAFDAKPGEIKEIKFAWRIRWPKDKGIVMAPAG from the coding sequence ATGCGCATCACCGCAAGATGTTTGGCAACGACGAGTCTGGTTCTGGTGACCATGGCGGCCACGTCGCCATCATGGGCCGCCGATGTGGACGCCACATCGGCCATCGACACCGTCACGGTCTACCCCGACGGCGCCACCGTCACCCGTGTCATCGCGCTGGACCTCGCCTCCGGCGACAGCACGCTGGTCGCCAAGGACTTTCCGCTCTCGCTCGATCCGTCCTCCCTGCGGGTCGAGGGCGAGGCGGGCGCAAAACTCGCCATCGGTACCATCGACGCCCGGCCGCCGCGCGCGGCACAACCCGCGAATCTGCCCGAGCTTGATAAGCGCATCGAGGCACTCAAGGATCAGCGGGCCGATCTGCAAGGCGATATCGACGCGGCCAACGCGCGGCGCAAATTCGCGCAGCACTTTGCGGAGGCTTCTCCCGCCGGCCTTGGCGAGAAGGGCGAGGCTCGGCCGATCACTGAATGGCGCGCGGCCTTTACCGCGGTCGCCGAGGAGATCGCGACCGCCGACACCGCGATCCGCGACGCCACGCGAAAGCAGCGCGAGATCGATCGGCAGCTCGCGCAACTTGAAGCGGAGCGTTCGGCCAAGCCGCCGAGCAAGCTCGAGGTTCGCATCGATGTCGCCGCCGCCGCCGCGACGAAGGCGACGTTGCGGGTGACTTATGCTGTCCGCAATGCGCGCTGGCTGCCGGTGTATGACGCCCGGCTCGACACCGGTGCCAAGGACCGCAAGCCGCAGCTCGAGCTGGTTCGCCGCGCCGAGGTGACACAGTCGACCGGCGAAGACTGGTCGAATGTCAGCCTCGGTGTTTCCACTGTTCGCGTCAGCCGCGGCGGCAGCGCGCCGGAACTGAATTCGCTGGTTGTGAGGTATCCGCAACTGCCGAAGCCGCTGGCATTGGGCACGGCGTCGGACATGGCGATGCCCGCGCAACCGATGACGCGGCAGGCGCAATCTCCGGCGATGGCGAAAGCGGCGGAGCCCGAGCTGCGCGAGCGCGCGGACGAGCAGCAGGCCAACGCCGAGATCGGCGATTTCCAGGCCGTGTATCAGATCAGCGGCCGCGTCAGTCTCGGCGCCAATGAGGGCGCCAAGAGCCTGCTCATCTCCTCCATGACGGTGACACCCGACCTCGCCATCCGCGCCGCGCCGGTCGCGGATCCCACCGCTTACCTCGAGGCGTCATTCAAGCTTGCCGAGGATACCAATCTGCTGCCCGGCAAAGTCGCGATCTTCCGCGACGGCACGTTCGTCGGTCGAAGCAAATTCTCGACCGCCGCGCGGAACGACGCGATCCGGCTCGGCTTCGGCGCCGACGACAAGATCAAGATCGAGCGCACCGTCATCAGGCAGAACGAAGGCACGGCCGGCGTGATCGCGTCCTCCAAGACCGACACGCGTTCGTTCCGCACCGTCGTTCGCAACGGGCACGACTTCCCGATCCGCATCGCGATTGAGGATCAGCTTCCGGTCAGCGAGAACGAGGATATTGGCGTCGAGATGCTGTCCTCGACCACGCCGCCCACGACCACCAATCTGCGCGACAAGCGCGGCGTGCTGGAATGGGCGTTCGACGCAAAACCCGGCGAGATCAAGGAGATCAAGTTCGCCTGGCGCATCCGCTGGCCCAAGGACAAGGGTATCGTCATGGCGCCGGCGGGGTAG
- a CDS encoding heme ABC transporter ATP-binding protein, producing the protein MSAVIEARGLSKRAGRATLLDGVGLSVEAGEMVAIIGPNGAGKSTLLRLLSGDLRPSEGEVHLKQRDISSYTPRELAARRAMLSQHINVTFPFTVEEIVLMGAGDRSLRDAVPLVDAALDEVGLAHFRERQLPTLSGGEQQRTHFARVLVQLACGEAEHGPGLLLLDEPTSSLDLRHQIDLVEAARRRAAGGTAVIAILHDLNLAIRFADRLIVLNGGRLAADGPRSKIVTRETIRDIFEIDAAVHQADDGVPYVLPQSMRAAAPQ; encoded by the coding sequence ATGAGCGCCGTGATCGAGGCGCGAGGTCTCAGCAAGCGCGCCGGCCGCGCGACGCTGCTCGATGGGGTCGGTCTGTCGGTTGAAGCCGGCGAGATGGTCGCCATCATCGGCCCGAACGGCGCCGGCAAGTCGACGCTGCTGCGGCTGCTCTCCGGCGATCTCCGCCCGAGCGAGGGCGAGGTGCACCTGAAGCAGCGCGACATCAGCAGCTATACGCCGCGCGAGCTTGCCGCGCGCCGTGCGATGCTGTCCCAGCACATCAACGTCACCTTCCCCTTCACGGTGGAGGAGATCGTGCTGATGGGCGCAGGCGACCGCAGCCTGCGCGATGCCGTGCCACTCGTCGACGCCGCGCTCGACGAGGTCGGCCTCGCGCATTTTCGCGAACGGCAATTGCCGACGCTATCGGGCGGCGAGCAGCAGCGCACCCATTTCGCCCGCGTGCTGGTGCAGCTTGCCTGCGGCGAGGCCGAGCATGGGCCGGGGCTCCTGCTGCTGGACGAGCCGACGTCGAGCCTCGATCTGCGTCACCAGATCGACCTCGTCGAAGCCGCGCGCCGCCGTGCCGCAGGCGGCACGGCTGTCATCGCGATCCTGCATGACCTCAACCTCGCGATCCGCTTCGCCGACCGGCTCATCGTCCTGAACGGCGGCAGGCTCGCCGCCGACGGCCCGCGCAGCAAGATCGTCACGCGCGAGACCATCCGCGACATCTTCGAGATCGACGCCGCCGTCCATCAGGCCGACGATGGCGTGCCCTACGTGCTGCCGCAATCGATGCGGGCGGCGGCGCCGCAGTGA
- a CDS encoding FecCD family ABC transporter permease, translating into MSVAIGTDSRSPRRAGAGRRFTSIAIPLLLVILAATAIVALTVGAAGIPLSRLPAALGLAANTTADAVTTRDQLVLWSIRIPRIAATAMVGGLLAAAGAIMQGLFRNPLADPALVGVSSGGAFAAASAIVFTDSRFGETLRFLQTELLPLAAFAGSLVTTAILYGISSRAGRTSIAIFLLAGVAITAITNAGIGLLVFIADDRQLRDITFWLLGSMSGATWTKAAVLAPILVIGLGACAYIARGLDLLVLGEADAFHGGVDVERLKRISIVMVSAMTGVAVSISGVIGFVGIVVPHLLRLVIGPAHRLLLPASVLLGAILMVGADTLARTIVAPAEMPIGILTAAVGAPVFLGILLRQRGLASL; encoded by the coding sequence ATGAGCGTGGCGATCGGGACGGACTCGCGGAGCCCGCGGCGCGCGGGCGCAGGACGGCGATTTACGTCGATTGCCATTCCCCTGCTCTTGGTGATCCTCGCCGCCACCGCCATCGTCGCGCTGACCGTGGGCGCAGCCGGCATTCCCCTCTCTCGCTTGCCTGCTGCGCTCGGTCTTGCAGCCAACACCACCGCCGACGCCGTGACGACGCGCGACCAGCTCGTGCTGTGGTCGATCCGGATTCCCCGGATCGCGGCGACCGCGATGGTCGGCGGCCTGCTCGCCGCAGCCGGCGCCATCATGCAAGGATTGTTTCGCAACCCGCTCGCCGATCCCGCGCTGGTCGGCGTCTCCAGCGGCGGCGCGTTCGCGGCCGCAAGCGCGATCGTGTTCACGGACTCGCGCTTCGGCGAGACATTGCGCTTCCTCCAGACCGAGCTGTTGCCGCTCGCGGCCTTCGCGGGATCGCTGGTCACCACCGCGATCCTTTACGGCATCTCCAGCCGCGCCGGGCGGACCTCGATCGCGATCTTCCTGCTCGCCGGCGTCGCCATCACCGCCATCACCAATGCCGGCATCGGGCTTCTGGTGTTCATCGCCGACGACCGCCAGCTTCGCGACATTACATTCTGGCTGCTGGGCTCGATGAGCGGCGCGACCTGGACCAAGGCGGCCGTGCTCGCGCCGATCCTCGTCATCGGGCTCGGCGCCTGCGCGTATATTGCGCGCGGCCTCGACCTGCTGGTGCTCGGCGAGGCCGACGCGTTTCACGGCGGCGTCGACGTCGAGCGCCTCAAGCGGATCTCGATCGTGATGGTCTCCGCCATGACCGGGGTCGCGGTGTCGATCAGCGGCGTCATCGGCTTCGTCGGCATCGTCGTGCCGCATCTGCTCCGTCTCGTTATTGGACCTGCGCATCGCCTGCTGCTGCCGGCCTCGGTGCTGCTCGGCGCCATCCTGATGGTCGGCGCCGACACGCTGGCGCGCACCATCGTGGCACCCGCGGAGATGCCGATCGGCATCCTGACCGCGGCCGTCGGCGCGCCGGTCTTCCTCGGCATCCTGCTGCGCCAGCGCGGGCTCGCCTCGCTATGA
- a CDS encoding heme/hemin ABC transporter substrate-binding protein, whose product MTFCRTLANLLLTGTIALASTAHAAGITVHDARNRDVAVADFARTVSIGGAITEILYALGLESRLVGVDTTSLYPAAALHDKPNVGYMRQISAEGVLGLNPTLILAIQGSGPRETMDLLETAKVPLVLVPETFSEEGLIEKIKLVGHAMGVDARAECLATAVSADLAQLRALRAKVTKPVRVMFVMSLLNGRAMVAGHKTAADEIIQLAGATNAVEDYDGYKNIGDEAIVAAKPDVVLSIERGKDSLQADAVYAHPGFALTPVAANKSFITMDGLYLLGFGPRTAAAARDLSVKLYPALADGGAFTSALSAAHCRQ is encoded by the coding sequence ATGACATTTTGTCGCACCCTTGCAAACCTCCTGCTCACCGGCACCATCGCGCTCGCCTCGACCGCGCACGCCGCCGGTATCACGGTGCATGATGCGCGCAATCGCGATGTCGCCGTTGCCGACTTCGCCCGCACGGTCTCGATCGGCGGCGCCATTACCGAGATCCTCTATGCGCTCGGGCTGGAGAGCCGCCTGGTCGGCGTCGACACCACGAGCCTGTATCCGGCGGCGGCGCTGCACGACAAACCCAATGTCGGCTACATGCGCCAGATCTCGGCCGAGGGCGTGCTGGGCCTCAACCCGACCCTGATCCTGGCGATCCAGGGATCGGGCCCGCGCGAGACCATGGACCTGCTGGAGACGGCAAAGGTGCCGCTGGTGCTGGTGCCCGAGACCTTCTCCGAGGAAGGCCTGATCGAGAAGATCAAGCTGGTCGGCCATGCCATGGGCGTCGATGCACGCGCCGAATGCCTGGCGACCGCGGTCAGCGCCGATCTTGCACAGCTGCGCGCACTGCGTGCCAAGGTCACGAAGCCGGTCCGCGTGATGTTCGTGATGTCGCTCCTGAACGGACGGGCGATGGTCGCCGGTCACAAGACCGCCGCCGACGAGATCATCCAGCTTGCAGGCGCCACCAACGCGGTCGAGGATTACGACGGCTACAAGAACATCGGCGACGAGGCGATCGTCGCGGCAAAACCCGACGTCGTGCTGTCGATCGAGCGCGGCAAGGATTCACTGCAGGCCGACGCGGTCTACGCCCACCCCGGCTTCGCCCTGACGCCGGTCGCCGCCAACAAGAGTTTTATCACGATGGACGGGCTTTATCTGCTCGGCTTCGGCCCGCGCACGGCCGCGGCGGCCCGTGATCTCTCCGTCAAGCTGTATCCCGCATTGGCCGATGGCGGCGCCTTCACGTCGGCTCTGTCGGCGGCGCACTGCCGGCAATGA
- a CDS encoding hemin uptake protein HemP: MSARSGDSNGDPAGHAQSPSATTRTLIMRGSRIDSRELFAAEREIIIAHGEDAYRLRLTSQNKLILTK, translated from the coding sequence ATGTCAGCCAGATCAGGAGACAGCAACGGCGATCCAGCGGGGCATGCACAAAGTCCTTCTGCAACAACGAGAACTCTCATTATGCGAGGGAGCCGGATCGACAGCCGCGAGCTGTTTGCGGCGGAGCGCGAGATCATCATCGCGCATGGCGAGGACGCCTATCGCCTTCGCCTGACCTCGCAGAACAAGCTGATCCTGACGAAGTAG